A stretch of DNA from Methanogenium sp. S4BF:
CGATTTGTATGAATAAGCGATTTTGGCTGTTATCCGCGTAATTCTCATCCCCGTACATCACCGGACCCCTTTTCATCCCGCATGGGAGTGCCCTCCCCGGATTCTGATTTCCCTGAAGAGAAACACATTTTGCTTCACAGCAGGATAGTGTACTCAACCACAGCGGGTGATTTCTGTTCATGGCGCTTTTTGATAATTTATTCGGACAGGGAGACCAGAATCCCTGGATTGAAAAAGGGAAAAATCACTTCACCCAGGGCAGATATGAAGAGGCTGCCCGGGATCTGGGAAAGGCCCTTGATATCGCTGACGACCCCGCCATCCATTATCTGCGGGGAGAGGCATTCTTTTATCTTGGGGAACCGATGCAGGCCGCCCGGGAATTCCGGGCCAGTGTGGAGAAAAATCCGGAGGACATCGCCGGGTGGGAGTCATTCGGTGAAGCTCTGATGCGGACCGGCAGTTATGCAGAGGCCGTGAAATGCTACGACGTCGTCACCGCACACCGGCCGGATGCCCTGAACGGATGGCTCAGAAAGACCGACTGCCTTGAACGCCTTGCCCGCTACTCCGATGCAGCAGCGGCCGCCGAGGCGGCACTCAGGATTGACCCGGATGACCGCAGACTTCGCGAACGGGCGGCACGGCTCCACCTGCGGGCCGGCAATACGGGAGACGCACTCACCTACCTCACCCAGGTGCTGAAGTTTTGCCCCGACAACACCGAACTGCTCACGCTCACCGGTGATGCCCTGGAACGGGCAGGGAGGCGAAAAGAGGCGGCCGAAGTCTATGCACGGGTCCTGGAGACAGACGGGAATGCGGTGGCTGTTGCAATGCGGTTTGCCGGACTCTGTGAATCCCTTGGACGGTTTGGCGAAGCGGCAGATGCCTACCGTAAGGCCGCAATGGCCATGCCGGAGAATCCGGTGCCCGGATATTACCGGGCAGCCTCCCTCTTCTGGAAGGGAGACTTCCGTGAATGTGCACAGTCACTCGAGATTGTGGTGAAGAAAAATCCGGAGGATATGCAGGCGTGGTACCTGATGGGCGCCTCTTTGGAGCACACCGGCGACTACCGCCGGGCAGCCGACTGTTTTGATGCAATGCTCCGTGTGGACCAGACAAACAGTCTCGCCTGGTACCACCGCGGCATCTGCCTCTCCGGCCTCGGCCAGTATGACGAGGCATATACCAGCCTCAGGAAAGTCACCGAAGAGGATAACGACGGGGCGGTCTCATGGATCAGCACGGAGGCTGAACTCAGCCTCTTCTCGAGTGACAAGCGAAACAAAGGCGTCCGGTCCATGGACATCGATGTCCGGATGAATGCCCTTGCTGCGATGCAGGCAGATGCTCTCATGCACCTCGGCCGGGAACGTGAAGCCATCACCCTGTACTCGCGTCTTATCGACGCAGACAGAAACGACCTCAGCGCCTGGCGCCGGAAAGGCGAAGCACTCATGCATATCGGGGACTATGCACGGGCAACTGAGGCCCTCACCCATGTAACGGCTGCCGAAGCGGGTGACTGGAACTCAGTCATCCTGCTGGGCGATGCATGCCTGCACACCGGCAACACAGCACAGGCTGCCGCACACTATGCCGCGGCGATCCAAGCCGGGATAACAGACCGGAATGCACGCAGAAAACTGGGAATCATCTATCAGACGTCCGGGGATCATGCAAAGGCCCTTGCCGTGTTTGACCGCATCCTGGAAGAGCACCCCGGCGATCCGGGCATTCTCGCCCTGAAGGGCAGCTCCCTTCTCGAGATGGGCCGGTATGAAGCAGCCCTTGATGCACTGGAACCGGTTGATGCAAAGGCAGGGACGGATCTTGTTGTAAAGCGCCAGATGGCTTCTGCCCTGGAATACTTAGGCAGATACCGGGAGGCGCTGGAGGTCATCGAAGAGGCCCGTGCGATTGCACCTGCAGATATCAGCCTGCTTGCCCAGAAGGCGGCCCTCTTAGAGAAGGCAGGGGACCTCGAGGATGCAGCCGGAGTCTATATTCAGGTGGTTGAGGCGGAACCCGGCCGGGCGGGAGCATCGCTGCGTCTCGGCGAGTCCCTTGCCTCCCTCGGAAAGTATGATGAGGCGATATTCTTCTTCCAGCGGTCCCTTGAACGCAATCAGGAGAATACCGATGCCTGGATCGCCCTCGGGCAGACATATCTGCGCAAAGGAGACATGGAAGACGCACGAAAATGTCTCATATCTGCCGCAAAGACCCGGCCCTCCGATCCGGCGGTGCATTACGAAGCCGGGCGAATCGGGCTCGCCCTCGGAAACACCGGTGAGGCGCTGGCATCCTTTGACCGGACCCTCAGCCTGAAGCCGGACCACGCACCGGCACTCCGCGAGCGGGCCGCAGCCCTTCTTGCGACCGGACGGGCAGCGGAAGCGGCGGACGCGTTCTCTGCCTATCTCCGGATCGTCCCCGCTGACAATACCGCCCGCAGCCTCCGGGCCCGTGCCTATGAGAAGGCAGGACGGTTCACAGACGCCGCAGCCGAATACCGGGAGGTGCTCGCCGTCAACCCGCATGATACCGACAGCTGGCTCTCCCTTGCCGCCTGTCTGCTCTTCACCGGCGAGTATGCGGCGGTCGCTGATGTCACCGAAAAAATCACCGCCATTGACCCCGAAAACTGTCAGGCATGGGAATACCGGGCATCTGCCCTGGAGCGGCTCGGCCGGTACGAAGAGGCGGCCAAAGCCTACCGGACCGCGTTCTCATCCGGCGGCAGGAGTACCCTGATGCAGATGCGGCTTGGGAGCACGATGATGCATGCGGGGGACTATGCCGGGGCGGCCCGGGTCTTCTCGGAGGCGGCGGCGGCAGAACCGGACCGGGCAGAACCGAAGTATCTGCTCAGCGAGGCAGCCCTCGCCGCAGGTGACCTGAAAGGCGCACTCGCGGCAGCAGAGGCGTTCAGGGACGCAAATCCGGACATGGCCTATGCCCGCTTCTTCGCAGGCACACTCTACGAACGCATGGGGAGAATGGACGAGGCAGTCACCGCCATCCAGTCGGCGATTGAGGCGGACCGGAAGAACGGCACCTACTGGGCTGTGCTCGGCGCCGTGCTTACCTCTGCAGGAAAATACCAGGATGCAGGAAAGGCGTTCGACCAGCTCACCGCCCTCGGGGGCGGGACGGCTGCCGCATGGTACGGGAAAGGGCGTGCCCTTGCAGAGACCGGCCGGTATGAACAGGCCATTCCCTGTTTTGAGGAGGCCGTCAAGGCAAACCCCTCAGACGATGCCGCACGCTCCCGCCTGGGTGCCGCATACATGGCTGTCGGACGCTTCAAAGAGGCCGCAGCGGCTCTGAATATGCTCTCTTCTGGTGATGAAGAGACATTCTGACGTTTTTTTTACCCGCAACCATTCCGGCCGAAAAGGGATTGGACGTGCATCACACCCATTTCATCATAATGCGGGGCCGATTGTTATTTTCGCTAGTAAATGACCATTCATTTATCAAATTAACGAAGAACAACCATAATTCTGCAATAGGATTATATATTTTTAAAAGATAGTGCTAGTCACCCTGAAAAAGGTGATAATTATGGGAATTGGAGATAATCTTGGCGAATCCTTTGAGTATGCAAAGGAAGCACTGGTAGGAAAATGGGTCCGGTGGATTCTGCTTATCATCATCAGCATCATTCCGATAGTAGACTTTATTCTGTATGGTTACACCATCCGGGTGCTCCGGGGTACAAAACCGGCACCCGAACTTGAGGATTATGTGCAGCTCTTCATCGACGGACTGTTGTATTTTATCATCTCAGTCATATGGATGATTCCTGCAATCATTGTTGCCGTGATTCTCATCGGCGGATCCATCGGCGTTGCAATGGCATCCGACCCGGCTGTGGCAGGTGCGGCGATCGCAGGCATGGGCCTCGGCCTCCTGATCACGATGATCGTCGCCATCCTCTGCGGACTGTTTGCCACCATCGGCATTGTCCGGTTTGCACGGATGGAGAAGTTCGGCGAGGCATTTGCGTTCGGCGCAATCAAAGATAAGATCGGTGAAATCGGCTGGGTCAACTATATCATCGCACTCATCGTGATGGGTATCGTGGTTGGAGTCATCTACTTTGTTCTTGCGCTCATCCCGATCATCGGATGGCTGCTCATGTTCATTATGATCCCGTTCCTTGCCATCTTCTCGTCACGGTTCATCTGCAACCTGTATGACAGTGCATAAACAGCCTGAAATACACATAAAACCCCTCCTTTTCATTTTTTGCAGCACTACCGGGATAGTGCATTCAGCTCACAGAAATTAGTCAGACCATTTATTCATACCCTGAAACCGGGAGCCATTTCGTTCACGACCGCCCACTACGGGAAATTACTTCCCTGAATGCAGGGTGGACACGCTCTGCCGGACATCCGGATGGCATACCGGAGTTGCAGAGAAATAATGCAGCCGGTATGACGAAACAATCAGTCATTATCGTAGCAAATGACAGGTTATTCTTCTCTTTTTACAAAAATTATCTCCATTCCGGAATAAGATTAAATATTTTTAAGAGATAGTGCTATTTACCCCTGAAACAAGGTGAATACTATGGCAATTGGAGAAAATCTTGGCGAATCCTTTGAGTATACAAAGGAAGCCCTGTTCGGAAAATGGGTTCGGTGGATCCTGCTTATGATCATCAGCATCATCCCCATTGTGAACTTTATCCTGTATGGCTACACCATCCGGGTGCTCCGGGGAACGAAACCGGCACCTGAGCTGGAAGACTACGTGCAGCTCTTCATCGACGGGCTGTTGTATGTGATCATCTCGATCATATGGATGATTCCGGCGATCATTGTTGCCGTGATTCTCATCGGCGGGTCCGTCGGCGTTGCAATGGCATCCGACCCCGCTGTGGCAGGTGCGGCAATCGCAGGCATGGGCCTCGGCCTCCTGATCACGTTCATCATCGCCATCCTCTGCGGACTGTTTGCCACCATCGGCCTTGTCCGGTTTGCACGGATGGAGAAGTTCGGGGAGGCATTTGCTTTCGGGGAAATTAAAGACAAAATAGCAGCTATTGGCTGGGTCAACTACATCATCGCACTCATCGTGCTGAGTATTGTGGTTGGAGTCGTTTACTTCGTCCTGACACTCATCCCGATCATCGGATGGCTCCTGATGTTCATTCTGGCTCCGTTCCTTGCCATCTTCTCGTCACGGTTCATCTGCAACCTGTACGACAGTGCATAAACAGCCTGAAATACTCAAAACCACCCTCTTTTCATTTTTTTAATTCAGGAAACGGAAGAGAAGGCAGTGCCTTCTCCTGCATATTCCTGCATATGAATGCCACAATGCTGTCCGATACAAAAAGCAGGAACCCCATGGAAAACGACCGTCCAGCGTCCAGGGTATTCTTCTCAAACGATATGACTGCCTGCTCAACCGCAGACACCCCGATACCTCAAAGAGCAGGGGCACAACACATTCAGGGATCAGCCGTCCCTTACACGAAACAATGGGAAAAGAGGATGAAAAAAGACATTAAGAGAATATCTTTGCCGACAGAACCCCGGCTCCTCCAGGGAAACAGCCAACGGCATTGTGTTCTCTTGCGTCCTGATGGAATAGAAAGGATGTGACGATCTAAATGGCAGCATGATCTGCTCCAAAGGCAGTGCAATCCCTGTTAAATCGATAGCCTGAACCTATTCAGAGTTTTCGGTTGCTCCCTCAGGTGCAGACCCTCCTGCGGCATTCCCGTCTGTTCCCGTGAACAGATCAATGAATGAAGAAAAACACTCGTACATCGTCACCGTAAACGGAGTTTTTGTCTGCAGTTCAGCCTCACCCGTCACCGCCCCTCCAATACAAAATCCAACCATCAGGACAAGTATAAAACCTGTCACCATCATTATCCTGAGCCCCATACCTCTTCATACCCCCCCGGGTTATATGGCGTGAGGAATAATATGCCGAACAGCATAAATAATTTTCGCCCATATTTGCATTTCCTGAGCAGATTTTATATTGAAGGACAATTCGTTTGTTATGGCCCGTATTCGATCCACCAGACCACAAAACGGACCCATTCTTCAGGTATCATCCCGTTGCCGGTGCAAAAACCATCGGGACGGACAGGCCGTTTTATCCCGATAGCAGCAGGGATTCCCGTCATCATCGAACAGACAGCCTGCCTCCCGGCTTCGTCAGGCACAAGACCCCATGCCACCTCATCTGCAATGTGGAGGACAGCGGCAGTGGCCGCCACCAGCACCGGATCCGTGGCACGTACCCGGAGGGCAGCCAGAAAGGAGACCCGGTCCTGCACACCGGGAAGGGCAGCGGCAGCCTCCCAAAAATCCTCTTCCCCGATGCCGAAGCGTGCGAGCCGGACCAGCATGTTGTGCTGACTCGCAGGCCCGAGGCCGGTCTGCCGGGCGAGTGCGTCCCGCGTCGCCTCCCGGACGCACCGCCCGATGAGTTCTCCCAGTTTTGCGTGCTTGCCCGCGTTGGTAAGATAGAGTGGATGGGCAGGGTTGCTTACGATTGTGATCATATCCGTCCCGGACCCGGTGGCAATGCCTGCTGAGTAGCAGGACGGGGCCATCAGCTCCTGGAGCACAGACGCCTTCGCTTCCGCGGCCATCATCACCGTACGGGCCATGGTCTCCGGCGGAAGCGAAGCACCGATGATAAGGAGGGTGTTGATTGTCCCCCCAGCATCACCAAATTCACCGTTCTCTTCGTAAAACGAGGCCGGGTCGCCGGCCCGGCCACCGTTCGCCTCGATGCCGCCCGTTACGACCGCGGTCACCGTGAGGTCACGGAAGGTATGCGTGACAGTGGCGGCATTGCACATATCCGCCTTTGTGAGCATTCCCGTCGACAGATCAGGGTCAAAGCCGAGGCGGGCGGCGGTGAGGCGGAGGTATCCCTCAACGCTCCCCCCTTCGAGTGCATCCGACCGGCAGGCATCCTCCGACAGATGGTGGTTGAAGACCATCCGGATGCCTTCCCGGTAGCCGCCGTTCAGCCATGAGGTGGAGAGCACCGCCCGGCCCGGCGGGAGTACGGCCACGATACTTGTTTCGTCACGGTACACCGTCTCCCCCCCTTCGGTCTTACAGAGAACGACGTTTCCATCACCAGTACTCACTTCCGTCATGACCCACCGAAATTTTACGAATAGTTAGTATTCAGAACGCAGAACAGATAAATTCGGATGATTTGCCCTACCTGCCGGAAAATACCCTCATCCGGCATTCGTTACCCACCAATATGGAACACAGCAAAGAGATAGTAAAGTGCAACCGCGATCAGAAAGAGGCCGGACCCGATGCGGATGGGGACCGCCCGGCGGATGAGAAACCCGGTGACTCGGCGGGTGCGCTCCTCCGAGAGGAGGGAAAGCAGCAGAAGGGGCAGCGCCATCCCGACCCCGAAGAAGAGGAAATTGATAAAATTGTCCAGAAATGCGAGGGCCGTTGACGATAGGGAAAAGAGGACGACGATGCCCGCCGGGTTGCAGGGGAGGGCGATGAGGCCGAAGAAGAGGCCGAAGAGAACGGCGGCGGCATAGGGCGATGCGGCACCGGGGGCGGTGACATGCGGCAGGAACCGGGAAAGGTCGATGCCTGCGATCATCAGCACACCCAAAAGAGCGAGGAACCCGAAGAGCAGGGGTGAGAGAACGGTCGTCACCTCATCGGCGGAGAGGCCAAAGAGGGTAATGACGACAAAGCCAAAGAGCAGGCTTGCTGCAAGCACTCCCCCGGTGACGCAAAGCCCGAGGTACAGGGGCCGGGCCCGTGACCCTGCAGCGCACTGCCCGGCAAGAAAGGCCAGATACCCGGGATAGAGCGGGAGGACACAGACGGCACCCAGGGGAGTGAGCACTCCTGCCAGAAACGAGAGAGCCCATGAGAGGAGGAATGGAACGCTCATGCACAGGAGTCGGATACCGACTGCCACACCTCTTCTGATGATTTCAGCCCGTTTCTCAGTTTATAAGCAGTGTTTCCCGTCGGACAGAAGAGAACAACCGGGGCATATGCGGGTACAAGCATATCCCTCCCCCACCCTTCGACAAGGCCTGTAGTAAGAGAAGCCGGGGACGCAGCCATGATCACCGTAAGCCCGTTATCCTCCGCATGAGCCTCCAGGGCCCCTGCCGACACCGACGCATCCAGGGAGAGGCCGACGACAACGACATCCTGCGGATAGTCAGCCTGCAGGCGGGTAAGTTCGCCAAGCTGGGCGGTGCAGATGGGACAGGAAAGGGTGAATGTCTGCACGATGACCGTCTGCCCCCCGTCCCGCAGGCCCTGTAGCGTGACCGTCTCCCCGGTGAGGGCATCCGTGAGCGGAACCGTGAGCCATCCCGCAGATGAGATGTCATACGGCCTCGCAGCCCCGGGATCGCCGGGAAACAGCAAAGCCGCCACAATCACAATGCCGACGAGAGCGATGAGGAGCAGAACGAGAATAGTTTTCTTCTCCATATGTCACCATGACATGAAAGAGAATATAATACCTCCGGGAAAAAAGGGCGAATGTCTCTTACCAGAAACGGGTTTTTGACACCGCAAGGGCCTCTACTGCCGGGAGGGTCTTCCCGGTTAAAAATTCAATGCAGGCGCCGCCGCCGGTGGAGATATGGGAGAACATCTGGTCAATGCCCATCGATTCGATGACCGCCGCGGTGTGTCCACCGCCTACCACGGAGAATTCTGCGGCTGCAGCGGCCCGCAGGATTTCATTGGTGCCGGTCGCAAAGAGCGGGTCTTCAAAGACGCCGGCAGGCCCGTTTAAGACCACCGTGCCGGATTCACGGATGAGATCCGTTATGGGGCCGATGGATTCAAGGCCGCAGTCAAGGACCGGCAGGTCAGGGATGGCCGTGACCGGACACTCATCGCGGGAGTCACCGGTACGGACCGCGACCGTCTCCGGCAGAACAACCTTATCCCCGTATCCGGCAAGAATATCACGTGCCTTCTCGACCTCCGGGAGGTAGCCGAGCTTGCGGATGAGATCTTCGGATGGCGATCCGATACTTATGCCCTGTGCCTTGAAGAAGACATTTGCCACCACGCCGACTGCGATGACCCGGTCTGCGATGCCGCCGGAGAGGACATTTGCCGCCACATCGAGGGAGTCATCCACCTTGGTGCCGCCGAGGACAAAAGTGACGGGCCCCGGTGCCCCGGAAAGGACCCGCGAGAGGGTGGCAATCTCTTTTTCCATGAGAAGCCCCGCCACCGCAGGCATCGCACGCGGGAGGCCGACGATGGTCGGCTGCGACCGGTGTGCGGTGCCGAATGCATCGTTCACGTAGAGATCCCCCATGGCGGCGAGATTGCGCACCAGATGCGTCCCGAGGGCATCTTCACCTGACATCTTCAGGTTCTCTTCGGCATTGAACCGGACATTCTCGAGCATCAGGACGTCGCCGTTCTCCATCTCCGCCACCGCATCACGGGCGCATCGCCCGAATATATCATCAATGTAGGTGACCGGACGGCCGATGAGGCGCTCCAGCCGGGCGGCATGAGCCTCCAGCGTGGTGAAATCCTTCTTCTGCGGACGGGACTGATGGGTGATGACCACACACTTTGCATCACCCAGCGCCTGCACCGTCGGTGCATGTTCCCGGAACCGTTTATCGTCAAGGATGATACTGGAGGCAGGATCTATCGGGGAGTTAAAATCGACACGCAGGAGTACGGTTTCACCGGCAGTTTCCGTTTCAGTGAGCGTTGCGAATTTCATATTATATTACACCTGGGGGGCACGAAAGAGAACAGACGGTTTTCTCTCTATGGATTATCATTTGCACCGGATTTGCAATATTGGTTTCTTCGGGAAAACGGTGCAGGGGCAGGCACGGTCACTTCACCCCATACCGGCGGACATGCTCCCAGGCACGGTGGCAGGCTTCGGCACCACTACGGTCACGGTATATTCCGGTATCCTCCCGGCAGTAGAGCACGCGGTCCTCACCCACCGGGCAGACCTTGACACAGACGCCGCAGGGAGAGCGGTAGTGTTTGGCAAGGCTCTGGCTGTATCCGGCGCAGGTGGCTTTATCCGTCAGGCCGTCCGGGTAATCCTCTTCACTGAGCGCCTGCACAGGACACTGTTCAACACACTGCATGCACCGGGTGCAGAGCATGCCCTCCATCACCGGGTCGGACGCAAGGGAAGCTGCCGTAAGGACCGACCCAAACCGGACACGTGGCCCATACTGCGGGGTAAGGAGCATATTATTGACGCCGAAGGTGCCGAGCCCCGCAAGGTATGCCGCATGCCGGTGGGAAAAGAAGGCCACCGGGGTGTCCACCAGCACACTCACATGCCCATACCCGTCCCGGGGGACAGAGACGGACGGATACCCTGCTGAATTGAGATACTCCGCCAGCCGGTAAGTATACTGGTCAAGGAGACTGTTGATGGTGCGATATTCCTCGCGGTACCAGATGGAGGGCGACGTCTCGAGGGCGGGAAGATGCACCGGGAGACCGATCACCAGCACGGACTGTGCTTCGGGCCATACGGAACGGGGATAGAATGCCTCCGGCATATCGGGATTGAGGGACAGGTCCTCCCACCGGGAGACATGGGCCATGCCCAACAGAGGAATATCCATCCCGCGGCATTTTGTCTGTATCATCTGCTTCAGGTCATCAGTCATAAAAACCAGTCAGTCTCCTTCTCTTGCGTGCAAGGGGAAAAGGACTCCCTTTTTTTACCTGCAGATGCAGGAGGAGCGGCAGCAGGAGTCATGCGGCCGAAACAGATCAAAGCGAAACTGACCATTCAGGGAACAAATGGGAAAACAACAGACAGGACAACCTGCCGGAAGAAACGAAATAGTAAAAGTAGGATACTAATAAGGTATTAGTATCTGGGTTTTCTGTGCTTTGGGAAGCAATCGTTGCAGTACACAGGTCTTCCCTCTGTAGGCTTGAATGGAACGTCACATTCCTTTCCGCAGTCTGCGCAGGTTGCCTTATGCATTTCGCGGGGCCCGCCAAAGGAGCGCTGTCCGCCATCGTGACCACGGCTTCCGCCCCGGTAATTGTTTCTGTCGTTCATGAGATAAACTCAGATAAATAGAGGTCGTATGAGATAATAGATATTCGCATCACACCCATTTTTTGCGCAACGGCAGAAGTATGGCAATATTCAGATTACATGACAGGATATCGTTTGAAACGATACAATCACCCCATAACCGCAGGGTTCATGCAGACACAATTTTCTTCCGGAATCAACCAGATACCTGCGCGGCGGATGGTGCCGCATACCTGCGCCACAGTGGCACAATCTGTCCATCCCGGCACAGAACAGAACTGCCAAAACAGCAGGCCATCCCCGGCAGCGGCCGGAGGGATGACTGCGGGCCGGGAGGATTTTTTACCCAACAGACCAAGTACAATGCGACAGCAGGGCAGGGTAACTGTCTGCAGCACCCGCACGGCAGAGGGCAGGCCCGCAATCCCCGCCACCTCCGGAAACGAGGCTTAAGAAATGGATAACAC
This window harbors:
- a CDS encoding tetratricopeptide repeat protein, giving the protein MALFDNLFGQGDQNPWIEKGKNHFTQGRYEEAARDLGKALDIADDPAIHYLRGEAFFYLGEPMQAAREFRASVEKNPEDIAGWESFGEALMRTGSYAEAVKCYDVVTAHRPDALNGWLRKTDCLERLARYSDAAAAAEAALRIDPDDRRLRERAARLHLRAGNTGDALTYLTQVLKFCPDNTELLTLTGDALERAGRRKEAAEVYARVLETDGNAVAVAMRFAGLCESLGRFGEAADAYRKAAMAMPENPVPGYYRAASLFWKGDFRECAQSLEIVVKKNPEDMQAWYLMGASLEHTGDYRRAADCFDAMLRVDQTNSLAWYHRGICLSGLGQYDEAYTSLRKVTEEDNDGAVSWISTEAELSLFSSDKRNKGVRSMDIDVRMNALAAMQADALMHLGREREAITLYSRLIDADRNDLSAWRRKGEALMHIGDYARATEALTHVTAAEAGDWNSVILLGDACLHTGNTAQAAAHYAAAIQAGITDRNARRKLGIIYQTSGDHAKALAVFDRILEEHPGDPGILALKGSSLLEMGRYEAALDALEPVDAKAGTDLVVKRQMASALEYLGRYREALEVIEEARAIAPADISLLAQKAALLEKAGDLEDAAGVYIQVVEAEPGRAGASLRLGESLASLGKYDEAIFFFQRSLERNQENTDAWIALGQTYLRKGDMEDARKCLISAAKTRPSDPAVHYEAGRIGLALGNTGEALASFDRTLSLKPDHAPALRERAAALLATGRAAEAADAFSAYLRIVPADNTARSLRARAYEKAGRFTDAAAEYREVLAVNPHDTDSWLSLAACLLFTGEYAAVADVTEKITAIDPENCQAWEYRASALERLGRYEEAAKAYRTAFSSGGRSTLMQMRLGSTMMHAGDYAGAARVFSEAAAAEPDRAEPKYLLSEAALAAGDLKGALAAAEAFRDANPDMAYARFFAGTLYERMGRMDEAVTAIQSAIEADRKNGTYWAVLGAVLTSAGKYQDAGKAFDQLTALGGGTAAAWYGKGRALAETGRYEQAIPCFEEAVKANPSDDAARSRLGAAYMAVGRFKEAAAALNMLSSGDEETF
- a CDS encoding DUF4013 domain-containing protein, producing the protein MGIGDNLGESFEYAKEALVGKWVRWILLIIISIIPIVDFILYGYTIRVLRGTKPAPELEDYVQLFIDGLLYFIISVIWMIPAIIVAVILIGGSIGVAMASDPAVAGAAIAGMGLGLLITMIVAILCGLFATIGIVRFARMEKFGEAFAFGAIKDKIGEIGWVNYIIALIVMGIVVGVIYFVLALIPIIGWLLMFIMIPFLAIFSSRFICNLYDSA
- a CDS encoding DUF4013 domain-containing protein, with translation MAIGENLGESFEYTKEALFGKWVRWILLMIISIIPIVNFILYGYTIRVLRGTKPAPELEDYVQLFIDGLLYVIISIIWMIPAIIVAVILIGGSVGVAMASDPAVAGAAIAGMGLGLLITFIIAILCGLFATIGLVRFARMEKFGEAFAFGEIKDKIAAIGWVNYIIALIVLSIVVGVVYFVLTLIPIIGWLLMFILAPFLAIFSSRFICNLYDSA
- a CDS encoding adenosylcobinamide amidohydrolase, translating into MSTGDGNVVLCKTEGGETVYRDETSIVAVLPPGRAVLSTSWLNGGYREGIRMVFNHHLSEDACRSDALEGGSVEGYLRLTAARLGFDPDLSTGMLTKADMCNAATVTHTFRDLTVTAVVTGGIEANGGRAGDPASFYEENGEFGDAGGTINTLLIIGASLPPETMARTVMMAAEAKASVLQELMAPSCYSAGIATGSGTDMITIVSNPAHPLYLTNAGKHAKLGELIGRCVREATRDALARQTGLGPASQHNMLVRLARFGIGEEDFWEAAAALPGVQDRVSFLAALRVRATDPVLVAATAAVLHIADEVAWGLVPDEAGRQAVCSMMTGIPAAIGIKRPVRPDGFCTGNGMIPEEWVRFVVWWIEYGP
- a CDS encoding cytochrome c biogenesis protein CcdA, coding for MAVGIRLLCMSVPFLLSWALSFLAGVLTPLGAVCVLPLYPGYLAFLAGQCAAGSRARPLYLGLCVTGGVLAASLLFGFVVITLFGLSADEVTTVLSPLLFGFLALLGVLMIAGIDLSRFLPHVTAPGAASPYAAAVLFGLFFGLIALPCNPAGIVVLFSLSSTALAFLDNFINFLFFGVGMALPLLLLSLLSEERTRRVTGFLIRRAVPIRIGSGLFLIAVALYYLFAVFHIGG
- a CDS encoding redoxin domain-containing protein; its protein translation is MEKKTILVLLLIALVGIVIVAALLFPGDPGAARPYDISSAGWLTVPLTDALTGETVTLQGLRDGGQTVIVQTFTLSCPICTAQLGELTRLQADYPQDVVVVGLSLDASVSAGALEAHAEDNGLTVIMAASPASLTTGLVEGWGRDMLVPAYAPVVLFCPTGNTAYKLRNGLKSSEEVWQSVSDSCA
- a CDS encoding phosphoglycerate kinase, producing the protein MKFATLTETETAGETVLLRVDFNSPIDPASSIILDDKRFREHAPTVQALGDAKCVVITHQSRPQKKDFTTLEAHAARLERLIGRPVTYIDDIFGRCARDAVAEMENGDVLMLENVRFNAEENLKMSGEDALGTHLVRNLAAMGDLYVNDAFGTAHRSQPTIVGLPRAMPAVAGLLMEKEIATLSRVLSGAPGPVTFVLGGTKVDDSLDVAANVLSGGIADRVIAVGVVANVFFKAQGISIGSPSEDLIRKLGYLPEVEKARDILAGYGDKVVLPETVAVRTGDSRDECPVTAIPDLPVLDCGLESIGPITDLIRESGTVVLNGPAGVFEDPLFATGTNEILRAAAAAEFSVVGGGHTAAVIESMGIDQMFSHISTGGGACIEFLTGKTLPAVEALAVSKTRFW
- a CDS encoding 4Fe-4S binding protein; the protein is MTDDLKQMIQTKCRGMDIPLLGMAHVSRWEDLSLNPDMPEAFYPRSVWPEAQSVLVIGLPVHLPALETSPSIWYREEYRTINSLLDQYTYRLAEYLNSAGYPSVSVPRDGYGHVSVLVDTPVAFFSHRHAAYLAGLGTFGVNNMLLTPQYGPRVRFGSVLTAASLASDPVMEGMLCTRCMQCVEQCPVQALSEEDYPDGLTDKATCAGYSQSLAKHYRSPCGVCVKVCPVGEDRVLYCREDTGIYRDRSGAEACHRAWEHVRRYGVK
- a CDS encoding CxxC-x17-CxxC domain-containing protein, which translates into the protein MNDRNNYRGGSRGHDGGQRSFGGPREMHKATCADCGKECDVPFKPTEGRPVYCNDCFPKHRKPRY